DNA sequence from the Anoplopoma fimbria isolate UVic2021 breed Golden Eagle Sablefish unplaced genomic scaffold, Afim_UVic_2022 Un_contig_9046_pilon_pilon, whole genome shotgun sequence genome:
ATGACTGTATGTCTGAAGCATCTCATTGTTGAACATCATCAACTTTTCAAACAGCTTTATCCACATCGCAAACTGATTCCTAAACATCATTTCATGACTCATTATCCCAGGTCCATTCGAAAAATAGGTCCAATTCTTCATGTTTGGACAATGCGATATGAAGCCACATCAGATGTCTATAGCATTTCATTGGGAATCAACACCTTTCAAAAGTATTGACTGTGGGCCAGTGAAAACCGTTAAGCTCAATGCCATAGAAAATGGTGAGATAATTGCTGAAGAACTACAGGTTGACTTGGACTGTGAAGTTGATGTGACATCTTGGATCACTTCTTTTGGGACAGAATATCGCCCAGGCCTTCTGGTTTGCTCAAACATAGAGGATTTGCCAGTATTTAGCCTGATAAGAGaaatttttttacttaatggaGACTATTTTCTTCTAGCAGAGGACtttgaaacactttgttttgcagaacattttcattcttttaatgTGAGACAgggaaatgacaaaaatatttcagttcTAAAAGTTGATGAGTTGTGCTTGTTTAAGCCATTTGATTTGCAAACAACTTATGGGTTTGACAGAGATGACCAGTATGTGGTGCCTGTGCATGTGTTGCTGTAAGCAACTTGTTGATTGGTTGCCAGGCacacctttattttctttattttcaaaactttCAAGTTCAAGTTGTTAGTTACATCATCTAAATGTTAAACtaattttcattcttttcatgTGAGAGAGGGatatgacaaaaatgtttcttatttatttattttcaagttgtCGGTTACATCATATAAATGTACAACTAAATATGGTTcttgattgaaaataattaaagtttAACTATAATGTTAACTATATATGTATGCACTGtaacaacagcagcatcaataaaaatgttttcaagaaTCTAATGTGTAGACTATTCATTCATGAAGTGTTGATAATTCACCTCAAAGGTGTTGGTTGTACACCAGTCAGAGTACATTCTCACTCTAGAAGTATTAAATAATCAGCTCTGCGAAGTGCTACAAAGCACTGACTTGGAGTACATATTCTTTCTCTCTGGGGTTCTAGGTTTACACTGCAGGTGTAAGGAAGCACTGAATGAGTGCCCAAAAGTACCACAAATAGAGTACATTTGCACTCTCAAAGTGTTCAAATGTAACTCTAAATTTGGAGTACATATTTTGCTCTTCTAACAGTGTTCAGTGAACACTGAACTCTTGGACCTATATATACCCCGAAATGAGTGTTAAATGTACACCCATAGAGTACAATGTACACTGTGATTTTTGCTGTGTGCATATCAtaagagacagaagaaggatGTTGGGACCTCTCCAGCACTACAGCTAAGTCACTACCTAGACCTAGCCGATGGACAGAACGCCCTTTTGTTCTGGGCACTGAACATGAAGACTCTTCCTTCACTCTTCCGAGTGGCCATCAGAGTGTTGGCAGTGCCTGCCTCTAGTGCTCCAGTGGAGCGAGTTTTCAGCCATGGTGGCATCATACTTCGTCCCCATCGTGCACAAATGTCTGACAGACTTTTGGCCAATTTGATCTTTTGCAAATGCAATGCAGCATAGGGCCCTGACATAGAAAAGCACAACTCTGTTCATTGTCATGTTCATGACACTTCCAATCCAGTCCCCTtccaatctctctctcacacacagacacacacacacaatctttctcacactctctcgcacacacacacacacacacacacacacacacacacacacacacacacacacacacacacacacacacacacacacattttagtcatttatttatgttcacattttacaataacaaatcttgaacacaaacactggtagATGCACTCATCAAGCCCAGAATCTCTTTGACATGTCTGATCTCAGTCTATGGATACAGGAAGCAGCGTCTCCTCCATATGTGGCGGCTGCCTATTAATACAGATATGGAGCAGAATTTTGCAAGTGCTTTAGCTTTTGGCTTCGGAATTCCAGCCATCTGCAAACCCCTTATGACGAGTCTGTGGACATGGCCAAGGCttccaaatataaacacaagtaGTTTGCAGGTGTACCCCAGTTGTGCAATCTCATTTCTGAGAAGTTggtattttgtaaccttggcaaGGAATGCCTCCTCCAGACTATAGTCAAACGTACAGCTTACTTCTAAGATGGTGACTTCTCTGCTTAcctcatcaacaacaataacatctgGTGTATTGGctgtcacatttgaaaaatagtcaaCTTCGTTATTGCACAGAGTGAACATGTCAGATGAAACCCTTGAATGGGTATATACTTTAACGGAGGAAGGTGGGGTATATAAAAGCATGTTCTTAACCAGTAAATCAACAATTCTATCATGTCTGGAAATATACATGCCCTTGTATACATGGCAGCCATTCAGAATATGTGACAGTGATTCTATGGTTGAGTTGTCGTGGTGCAGACAATGAGGAGGAAATCTGTTAGGGtaccacagagagagattgAGTCTGGTTGGAAGAACTTGTAATCTGGCTTTAACTGCAAATGTAAGAATATCCTCATCAACTGCATAGTTCTTGAATATTGTGTGAGAAACTGTGTGATCTGCAGTGGGAATACATGCTAGCTTTCCCTGTAGCTTTAGACCAGTCCAGTGTTGTTGCTGCCTCTGCTGTTCTAACCCTAGCAGGTACCTGCGtgtgtgagcacacacacacacacacacacacacacacacacacacacacacacacacacacacacacacacacacacacacacacacacacacacacacactatctctctctttctctctctcacactctcacacacaccagtcTCTCTATGGGCCCTATTTTAACGGTCTGAAACGCAAGTGGGAAAGCGCAAAGCGCAAGTAGCTTTGTGGGCGGTTCTACGGCGCTATCGCTATTTTACAGGCGGATAAATGACACTTCCGCCGCGGCGCAAGTGTCAAAAGGGTTGGTCTGAAGCAGCCTAATTACCCGTAGGTGTGGTTTGGGCGTAACGTgcaatgaaccaatcagagcgtTTTCTCGCATCCCCTTTAAGAACGATCGGCGCATGTTCAACACTGACCGCTGAAAGTGTTGAGGGTTTTGGGGGCTTAGAGGTCGGCACCCAACCCGATGCACCAGCTGTCCAACCCGAaggtacataaataaagttcacataAATAGAGATGTCTCgtgaaaatctttttaatcatttttgacatttaataaatgtaacacagccataaaataaatcaaaacaatgtcacGTAGCTTCTCAGGAAGAAGACCCTGGCCTCGGGACCAGTGCGCACGGGGCAGCTGAGGGAGCCGCGCGGCGCCCTCAAGCAAGACgccgtggcagcagcagcagcatgagacCGCAGGACCACCCgttcctgcagctccagcaaaCCGGGTTCGACATGCTGGAGCGGGAGCTGGCCGGGATGCGGCGAAACACCAACACCCGTCTGGACCGGGTGGCGATGTTGCTGCGGCCTCTCGGGCGCATGGCCTCAAGTTTGGACCGGATTGCGACAGCAATGGAACGTGCATGGCCCCCAAACgacccacctcctccccctgttgtgccccttcctccccctgttgtgccccttcctccccctgtgccccttcctccccctgttgtgccccttcctccccccATTCCATCTCCGTCCACCCGCTCCACCAGGAGCACATCCAGCGTCGCCACTCCCGGACCCTCATTTGTTGGATCCCGCCGAGGCAGGCGTAAAAGGCCttacagaggagggagaaaataaatattttttccttcaaatctttgcaacttttcatttttcgttttgtattatttttttttcatttacgccTAACATTTGGACAAGCcgaataaaaaatgtctcaaggacatactatactttccGATGTTTTGGGCTCACTTTCTCTGACTCACAAGGTTATGAATGCATGGTAATATTTGTACAATGCTAAACAATAGAGCGGAGATGTCATTAGTTTGCTTACCTCACTATATACGATGCAGCTCCTCTGACAGATGAGCTCTCCTCTcccgtgctgctgctggggcaTTTGGACGTAATGGCATCGGCACATGCAGTTCAGCATCACGTCTCATTAAGTCCTCTAATCTATCCTCATTAATGTCATCGACACATCCATGATTCATGGCAATGTTgtgtaaaacacaacatgccaCAAAGAATGCTGCGTGAATAATTTGGGTAAATGTGTACGCTAGATTTAtgcctatttattttatctttatggacaccacaatgattttccttgtgtggtaatattttattttccttgtaattATGTATGGTTTGCAAAAATGGGAACTGCTGTCCGTGTAGATGAGAGAAGCAAAGTGTATGCGCGAGGTGCACAAGCAATCCGTATGCATCGCATGCGCATGTATGCATGCGCCCTTAAAATAGCATCTGAACAACGCGCCACTGACTTTAAACCAGGTATTTCCTGGTCAGTAGCGCAATGGTTTTCAGAAACGGCAAAATACCGTTTGCGCCAGAACACGCCTCCTCCTTCCGCCGAACCGCCCCTTGGGGCGCAAGATCATTCCCTAATTTAGCGGCGAGTGGCGCTGGTGGCAAAAGAACGCTCTGCGCCAGTTGTAAACTAGCAACGACACATGCGCCAGTGACTAAGTCACTTGCGCCGGATGCAAGATAGGGCCCTGTGGATGCATGCCAATTGTTTGTCAAGGGAGCAACCTGAACTGATAGAGGCATGAATGTATTACAtgtagattatttattttattttattttaattttgagaGTGAGGATATCTTTTATAAAGTGGTGACATGCTTGAAAAGGTTAAGCTTACACTTTTGAAATGAGTGTTTGAACAATGTTCTTCCAAAAAAAggcttaataaatacaaatcttaaatattatttctctgttgttgaAAGGACTCGAAAGGACTCGAAACTCAAACGGTAGGACTTGGGACTCGACTTGAGACTTGTCGGCCTTGACTTGTGACTTGACTCGGGACTTGCCTGTCTTGACTCGGGACTTGACTCGGGACTTGACggcaaagacttgagactaacttgtgacttgcaaaacaatgacttggtcCCACCTCTGCTGCTGGCTAAGCTTTCACCAACGCCTTCACTAACCGTACTGCTTAAAAAAATTATAGACAAAAGGTAACAACAGCTGAAGTGGTCTGTTTATTCACGCTACTTACAATATCCGTGCTTGTCACGTTCCATCTCGAGCCGGACGATGGGTACAACATTGAAGAGGTGTGCATCTTTGAAACCcgagatgaagaggaagggcCAGATGAAAGGGCTGAAGAGAGCTGTACCATTTGCCGTAGCTCTCGCCTGGCAAGAACAATGTCCACAATCAGGACTCTGTTCCTCCTGTCGCTCCTCTCCCCACTTATACGAACGATATAGtctctctagatggcattgctctggcatccagcactactgttaagaacctcggagttatctttgatcaggatctgtctcttaactcttatataaaacagatctcaaggacagccttttttcatttacataacatttcaaaaataaagcaaaccctgtctcaaagcgatgcagaaaaactagttcatgcatttgttacctctagactagattactgtaactccttattatcaggctgctctaataagtctcttaaatctctacaggtgatccagaatgctgcagcacgtgttctaacaaaaactaagaaaagcgatcatattactccagtattagcttctctgcactggctccctgttaaatcaagaatagaatttaaaattcttatACTcgcctacaaagctctaactggccaggtaccgtcttatcttaaggaacttatagttccatattacccaactagagagctgcgctcaatgcagggttacttgtggttcctagagtatataaaagcaggatgggagccagagccttcagttatcaggctcctcttctgtggaaccaggttccagtttctgtccggggggcagacacactcaccacttttaagagcaggcttaagaccttcctttttgatagcgcttatagttagggctggttctggttcgccttggtccagcccctagatatgctgctatatgcctagacagccgggggactacctaggatacactgagctcctctctcctcttctctccctccttctttatgtattaatctcctatttatgcacattactgattttgcttcttccccggagtccttgtgctttctcgcctcgcaggttcccaggaatcggggttatatttggactgtcatcgtgccacctgctgaggccctgctgacacccactactactaccactatcattattagtctagtcacattactattattattccctgtactattacgcttattgactttgcttctaccctggagtctttgtgctttctcgcttcgcaggcttctataaatcgtggctgtacctggactgtggtcgtgcatcctgctatggccctgctgacaccgactgctactaccattattattatttgtcacattactattacctgtaccattacgcatattagctttgcttccaccctgaagccctttttgctttctcgctttgcaggtttctatgaatcgttgtggtacctggaccgtagtcgtgcctcatGCTGTTagccggctgacacccactgcttcttcgattattattattagtcactttactattactattccctattccataattgtaattttactataataattgctgctgttattataagtagtcttatttttttcctttgttactctgcttactactcttattatatgaatcatttatgtaatatacattgaatgtgttgtatctctgttatgctgttcattctgtacacatgacatctattgcattctgtccatcctgggagaaggatccctcctctgtcgctctcccataggcttcttccttttttctccctgttaaagggtttttttaggggagtttttcctgtgccgatgtgagggttccgggacagaggatgtcgatGTGTAGAGATTGTAAAGccccctgaggcaaatttgtaatttgtgattctgtgctatacaaaataaactgaattgaattcaTACGAACAGTACATCCAAGAAGAAGATCTGTCCTCGTCGCTGTCACCGCTAATGCCTCCGCTTCCACTGGGGTAAGCATCGCTGCTAAAACAGTAAGACTCCATCCCTACGCCGATCAGTGGCGGTTCTACATGGAATTACACCCCGGGCGAGACCCCTCCGAgtccgcccccccccccccgcgtttttttttttagttgttttttttactaaataaatgaaagacaaactgtgcacaattgcaaaaaaactTTTATAGAACTTTAAATAGGGAATCAATGTGCACAATTATGCACAACACAGTATAAGTTACAACAtacaagtggaaaaaatatcagatatagaaaaaaatgatagttTGGTGCAGGAATTATAGGCctgtaattataatattatgaatGTGCGTTTTTTGCAAGAAAGTCGAGGTGTGACTGACTTGCgcccacttattgtattatagtattgCTCTATAGCAGGGGTACTCAAGTAGAAATGATGAGGGGCCACAAAAAATTTTTTCAGTGACTCAAGGGGCCATTTATTGGGACCGTGTACGTCCGATAACGTATCATAACATAACGTATgtataacatttacaacatttttaattgccGCGACAGACTCTTGACATATTAAGCACAGAGGGCGAGTGCTGGACGGTGGTAGAAAGAACGCAAACCTTTCTGTCCACTCTGGTTGGAACTGGCGGTTTTCGCtgtccagttttctttttggggCAAATTTGGAGCATGCCATTACGGCTCCGGTcggtatacatatgtatatatacgtgtgACTGACTGCTGCTGAGATGGACTGTCTGCCTCGAGTTTGGGAGGGCTGGAGCGGTCTGTGGGCTGGAGtgctatctgtttatctgtttatctgtttatcgtTGCAACCCCCAGCCTCGTATTGAGATCGCGGCGCGcggtttcaaaataagagcgcccagcacgatttttttttttttttttttttaataattaaaaaaacttttcaaaacagctcGAGGGCCATTAATAGACACCCCGCGGGCCACAAAAGGCCCGCGGGCCGCTACTTGAGTATGACTGCTCTATAGCCTACAGTGGATCCCCCGTCCCCCCACTTGTCTGTTCCAAGGTGAACTTTCCcccgccctccctccccttccccgtTTTCACACATAGATGTCACCTTCTTAGCAAGCAGGAGCGCCTGCAGCCGCAGGGGGCGCCAATTCGCCAATTCCCCACAGTGATATGATAGATAATAGAAAACCGCTTCGCAgcccagattattatttatttatttacttggtcGTTCCGCCCCACGTGGCTTGAAAAAGTGCCGCCCCGGGCCACCGCCCGGGTGGCCCGTGTCTAAACCGCCACTGACGCCGATCATCAGGATGAAGACCCAATCTGCGCCGCTCTCATCAACATCAAGTTCTCCATAAGCGAGATGGATGTCTGCCTCCAGGTTCCGACTGCCTCCCATAAACTTCGATTCCATGGACATCCATGCCGCTACCAGGGTAACCGGTGCGCTTACATCCAACATCACACCGCATACAACGCTGGGAAACGCAGTCCCGGCAGCTtcaacgaaaaaaaaaaaggaaaacgaTCAGGCCGCAGTTCCTCCTGTCGCTCCTCCCCCCACTATTACGAACAGTACATCCAAGAAGAAGAACCGTCCTTGCCGCGGCGTCACAGCTAATGCCTCTGCTTCCACCGGCGCTAGCAAGACAACATCTGTACGCAGATCATCAGGATGAAGACCCGGTCCTCAATGCTCTCATCAACATCCAGTCCTCCATTAGCAAGATGGACGTCCGCCTCCAGTTTCTGGAAAACCGTTTCGACTGATTCCAGGCACAACAACTGCTCCGGTCGCGACTCTCCATGCCTCTACCTGGGCAACCGGCACGCATACGTTTGACGTTACGCCGCATAGAACGCTGGGAAATGCAGTCCCTGCAGCTTCAACTGGAGTGCCATTTATCCACCTGCCGCTGCAATCTCTCCTCAGCTAAGGAATCAAATCCAAGCAGGTAATGTTGTTAATTCTATTTAATACTAGGTCCAATTCTGATGACCTTGTGCACCGAAAACTGCTCGCACCAAATACTGCAGATGTTGCACATGTCAGAGCTTTCTTGCAAACTCAGGATGTTCAGTGTTTGTCAAAGTAACTATAATAGTActccttttttattcttatattctattcataattaattgtttgtttatatattgcCAGCGTGCATACATAGAGGGGATACAACCGCATTTCAGTGTGCAATCCTAACGAGAATAACATTTTGAACCTATAGTTGCATGAACGAATTCAggctagaaaaaaaatcatttgatGTGTACAGCATCCATTCTTATGACTCTAGTTGTTAGTTGGTAAAAGGTCTTATTTAGGGGTAAAAACACAGCGTCGAACTCTATAAAGTTTGGTTGTCATATCTGATCAGATATCTTAAGCAAGCTTACATAATCTGTGCCTGTTTTCGGAAAGAGAAATTACTTAggttaccgtattttccgcactatagggcgcactggattataaggcgcactgtcaatgaatggtctattttcgatcttttttcatatataaggcgcaccggactataaggcgcattaagcgaaacaaaacagtcagtcagtcaaacttcctccacttcctaccattgattcattaatgttgaattctctcgcagctgctctattcccatgttctactgcgtgactgacagccttgagtttgaagtccgcgtcgtaagcgtgtctcttgaccggtgccatgttgggtccttatacacacacactgtaatattatggtgaagcacagtgtgtattactccgcgacgctcctgactacggtggccgtaatgctgcaagtggtgcggctttgtagtttaccaaagtcgtactatgtagtgaccactcactagcagGACAATATTGGTTATAATTCACAGCGAGCTAGCCTTGTTgacgttatatttacttgttaggtttattcaactacattacccatgaccgttagcgggttgat
Encoded proteins:
- the LOC129116792 gene encoding WAS/WASL-interacting protein family member 3-like — translated: MNQSERFLASPLRTIGACSTLTAESVEGFGGLEVGTQPDAPAVQPEASQEEDPGLGTSAHGAAEGAARRPQARRRGSSSSMRPQDHPFLQLQQTGFDMLERELAGMRRNTNTRLDRVAMLLRPLGRMASSLDRIATAMERAWPPNDPPPPPVVPLPPPVVPLPPPVPLPPPVVPLPPPIPSPSTRSTRSTSSVATPGPSFVGSRRGRRKRPYRGGRK